Proteins from a single region of Oncorhynchus tshawytscha isolate Ot180627B linkage group LG03, Otsh_v2.0, whole genome shotgun sequence:
- the zgc:174888 gene encoding uncharacterized protein zgc:174888 isoform X1 codes for MSRSVFLLLSILTVQGSGCDDFLREVVKNLQTTLNSDHAGFRKVFPKDYWISHHYNVNLLCNTDPCCVFRAATVLSDSWLQLRSQLWPEHHSFEFISNLIQALGDRGMTKGRFEDPDPSVLPSVSSSPEKLLNFTSSVFSKWLELGCSTPVDTCPFPTLASPAGEEERAALESKKVRSLTTRAVHMQHRENERETEMRLNTPPPTNRSPTSKGRLLS; via the exons ATGTCACGATCAG ttttTCTGTTGCTATCAATATTGACAGTCCAAGGTAGTGGATGTGATGACTTTTTGAGGGAGGTTGTCAAGAATCTTCAAACCACCCTTAACTCAGACCACGCTGGATTT CGTAAGGTGTTCCCTAAAGACTATTGGATTTCCCACCACTACAATGTCAACCTGCTGTGCAACACTGATCCG TGTTGTGTGTTCCGAGCTGCGACTGTTCTCTCTGACTCCTGGCTCCAGCTCCGCAGCCAGCTGTGGCCAGAGCACCATAGCTTCGAATTCATCTCCAACCTTATACAAGCCCTGGGTGACAGGGGCATGACAAAAGGG AGATTTGAGGATCCTGACCCTTCCgttcttccctctgtctcctcctctccagagaAACTTCTCAACTTCACTTCATCTGTTTTCTCCAAATGGCTGGAGCTGGGGTGCTCGACCCCGGTGGACACTTGTCCCTTCCCCACTCTGGCCTCTCCGGCTGGGGAGGAAGAAAGGGCAGCTCTGGAAAGTAAAAAAGTGAGGTCATTAACCACACGAGCAGTTCACATGCAACACAGGGAGAATGAAAGGGAAACAGAGATGAGGTTAAACACACCTCCACCAACCAATAGGAGCCCAACATCCAAAG GAAGACTTCTGTCATAA
- the zgc:174888 gene encoding uncharacterized protein zgc:174888 isoform X2: MSRSVFLLLSILTVQGSGCDDFLREVVKNLQTTLNSDHAGFRKVFPKDYWISHHYNVNLLCNTDPCCVFRAATVLSDSWLQLRSQLWPEHHSFEFISNLIQALGDRGMTKGRFEDPDPSVLPSVSSSPEKLLNFTSSVFSKWLELGCSTPVDTCPFPTLASPAGEEERAALESKKVRSLTTRAVHMQHRENERETEMRLNTPPPTNRSPTSKAYIGASCYVDCPGCYCRAVAIVTEVDLFNGAHKMQEIK; the protein is encoded by the exons ATGTCACGATCAG ttttTCTGTTGCTATCAATATTGACAGTCCAAGGTAGTGGATGTGATGACTTTTTGAGGGAGGTTGTCAAGAATCTTCAAACCACCCTTAACTCAGACCACGCTGGATTT CGTAAGGTGTTCCCTAAAGACTATTGGATTTCCCACCACTACAATGTCAACCTGCTGTGCAACACTGATCCG TGTTGTGTGTTCCGAGCTGCGACTGTTCTCTCTGACTCCTGGCTCCAGCTCCGCAGCCAGCTGTGGCCAGAGCACCATAGCTTCGAATTCATCTCCAACCTTATACAAGCCCTGGGTGACAGGGGCATGACAAAAGGG AGATTTGAGGATCCTGACCCTTCCgttcttccctctgtctcctcctctccagagaAACTTCTCAACTTCACTTCATCTGTTTTCTCCAAATGGCTGGAGCTGGGGTGCTCGACCCCGGTGGACACTTGTCCCTTCCCCACTCTGGCCTCTCCGGCTGGGGAGGAAGAAAGGGCAGCTCTGGAAAGTAAAAAAGTGAGGTCATTAACCACACGAGCAGTTCACATGCAACACAGGGAGAATGAAAGGGAAACAGAGATGAGGTTAAACACACCTCCACCAACCAATAGGAGCCCAACATCCAAAG cttacaTTGGAGCCTCCTGTTATGTGGACTGCCCTGGATGCTACTGTAGAGCGGTTGCTATAGTTACTGAAGTGGATCTCTTCAATGGCGCACACAAAATgcaagaaataaaataa